The following are encoded together in the uncultured Sphaerochaeta sp. genome:
- a CDS encoding chorismate mutase — MELPPTICAIRGAICVQKDVPELIETAAATLYREVLALNSLQEKEVAYLLITQTSDLRSRNPATGLRKAGYCGSTPLFCMQELEIDGMLAKVIRMLVVVNHAMEHTVPVFMQGAEVLRPEYAHPSL; from the coding sequence ATGGAATTACCACCAACCATCTGCGCTATCAGGGGAGCTATCTGTGTACAGAAAGATGTACCTGAGCTCATAGAAACTGCCGCGGCAACACTTTACCGGGAAGTGCTTGCCCTTAATTCTCTGCAGGAAAAGGAAGTTGCCTATCTCTTGATCACCCAGACCAGTGATTTGAGAAGCCGAAATCCTGCAACAGGACTGAGAAAAGCAGGCTACTGTGGTTCAACCCCTTTGTTCTGTATGCAGGAGCTTGAAATCGATGGGATGTTGGCTAAGGTCATCAGGATGTTGGTTGTCGTGAACCATGCGATGGAACATACAGTTCCCGTGTTTATGCAGGGAGCAGAGGTACTTCGCCCAGAGTATGCCCACCCCTCTCTCTAA
- a CDS encoding Sua5/YciO/YrdC/YwlC family protein, translating to MSWRGEESELLYKSEPETLERCVYHLQEDHLMILPCDTIYGLSGKFDTTLQKLRDLKEHLGQQRFAVLATLEQAQQLCHVPEVLHAHWPCALTCILPTKKGEGTHAIRVPQDPFIQELLTRLGSPIYSTAVNPHGYSITNITDIIFTYKDKVQTIVVDPMRQRDTPSTMIDCTTTPYTLLRCGEYDASTLLA from the coding sequence ATGAGTTGGAGAGGTGAGGAATCAGAACTCCTCTATAAATCAGAACCAGAGACATTAGAGCGATGTGTGTATCATCTTCAGGAGGATCATCTTATGATCCTTCCTTGTGACACAATCTATGGTCTGAGTGGGAAATTCGATACAACACTGCAAAAACTACGTGACTTGAAGGAGCATCTGGGGCAACAGCGGTTTGCTGTCTTGGCAACGCTCGAACAAGCACAACAGCTCTGCCATGTTCCAGAGGTGCTCCATGCACATTGGCCCTGTGCTCTCACCTGTATCCTTCCCACCAAGAAAGGGGAAGGGACTCATGCAATACGGGTTCCTCAGGACCCCTTTATACAGGAACTGCTTACCCGCCTCGGTTCCCCAATCTATTCAACTGCCGTAAATCCCCATGGGTACTCCATAACCAATATCACAGATATTATTTTCACATACAAAGATAAGGTGCAGACCATTGTCGTGGATCCGATGCGGCAGAGAGATACTCCCTCCACCATGATCGATTGCACGACAACTCCCTACACCTTGTTGCGCTGTGGCGAATATGATGCTTCTACACTACTTGCTTAG
- a CDS encoding DUF1015 domain-containing protein yields the protein MSNVAQHLAKVALKRADIMIPKATLDLSKWAVVACDQYTSEPEYWEQVKQLVGKNPSTLNLIYPEVYLEEAHPEKRIETINATMKHYIQEDLFTVYKNAFFLVHRTTPSCISGRLGLLVALDLEQYDYAPDSRSMIRATEGTILSRIPPRKEIRKNAPLELPHIMVLINDEKRSVIEPLAKKKEQLPLAYETELMAGGGALKAWVVDTDEDMIKIAEALEGMLEALPQDNPLLYAMGDGNHSLATAKSCWMDIRETLTEEEREEHPARYALVELENIFDEGLEFEPIHRVLFSIDQHMFESELAKACAHFKKEKVSDLKSLDVVINKDDGVQKFGFCDKHGYQVYILSEPKASIAAGTLQLIIDSLLAQKMASVDYIHGKDVTATLGSKDGNIGLILPEVSKSTFFDSIIRDNALPRKTFSMGEAHEKRYYMEARKIQH from the coding sequence ATGTCCAACGTAGCTCAGCATCTCGCAAAGGTTGCGCTCAAACGCGCAGATATCATGATACCAAAAGCAACATTAGATCTCTCCAAATGGGCAGTTGTTGCTTGCGACCAGTATACTTCAGAACCCGAATATTGGGAACAGGTCAAACAACTCGTGGGGAAAAACCCTTCAACACTCAACTTGATCTATCCTGAAGTCTATCTTGAGGAAGCACATCCAGAGAAACGGATTGAGACAATCAATGCCACCATGAAACACTATATACAAGAGGATCTGTTCACCGTATACAAGAATGCTTTTTTCTTGGTACACAGAACCACTCCTTCCTGTATATCCGGGCGCTTGGGACTCCTTGTTGCATTGGATCTTGAGCAGTATGACTATGCCCCGGATTCACGCAGCATGATCAGGGCAACGGAGGGAACCATTCTCTCCAGGATCCCACCGAGAAAAGAAATCAGGAAAAACGCACCGCTTGAACTTCCGCATATCATGGTTTTGATCAATGACGAGAAGCGTTCGGTCATTGAACCTCTCGCAAAGAAAAAGGAGCAACTTCCTCTTGCCTACGAAACAGAACTTATGGCAGGTGGTGGTGCCTTGAAAGCTTGGGTTGTCGATACTGACGAAGACATGATCAAGATTGCAGAAGCATTAGAGGGAATGCTTGAGGCACTCCCCCAGGACAACCCCCTTCTCTATGCCATGGGAGACGGCAACCACAGTCTTGCAACAGCGAAGAGTTGTTGGATGGATATTAGGGAGACCCTCACAGAAGAAGAGCGAGAAGAACATCCAGCACGCTATGCACTGGTTGAATTGGAAAATATCTTCGATGAGGGGTTGGAGTTCGAACCAATCCACCGAGTACTTTTCAGTATTGACCAGCATATGTTTGAAAGCGAGCTCGCAAAAGCCTGTGCCCATTTCAAGAAAGAGAAGGTATCAGACCTGAAATCACTCGACGTAGTAATCAACAAAGATGATGGCGTACAGAAATTCGGGTTCTGTGACAAGCATGGATATCAAGTGTACATACTTTCAGAGCCAAAAGCTTCCATCGCCGCAGGTACCCTGCAATTAATCATAGATTCACTGCTTGCACAGAAAATGGCCAGTGTGGACTATATCCATGGAAAGGATGTCACAGCCACCTTGGGAAGCAAGGATGGCAACATTGGGCTCATCCTGCCGGAAGTCTCCAAATCAACCTTCTTTGATTCAATCATCAGGGACAACGCTTTACCGAGAAAAACCTTCTCCATGGGAGAAGCACATGAGAAGCGGTATTACATGGAGGCTAGGAAGATTCAGCACTAA
- a CDS encoding tripartite tricarboxylate transporter TctB family protein, with protein MEEAHRTRSEAYSRIEGFVFLLLSISAIVYSLVEHYLAKVVWQQSPYLFPLLVAVFLLPLSLSLLRSAGKEKGEITPVLFLVRDTAVVTLATLAYVMVMPYLTFLVSTTLFLFGLFFYLGERRYLLIGMLSVGFTSLMYLLFGKLLHVMLP; from the coding sequence ATGGAAGAAGCACATCGAACAAGAAGTGAAGCATATTCACGAATCGAAGGATTCGTGTTTCTCTTGTTATCCATCTCTGCCATTGTCTATTCGTTGGTGGAGCATTACCTGGCAAAGGTAGTATGGCAGCAGTCCCCTTATCTGTTTCCCCTGCTTGTAGCGGTGTTCCTGCTTCCTCTTTCCCTCTCATTGCTTCGTTCTGCTGGTAAAGAGAAGGGAGAGATTACTCCTGTATTGTTCTTGGTTCGTGACACAGCTGTGGTAACGCTTGCAACCTTGGCCTATGTCATGGTGATGCCCTATCTTACTTTTCTCGTCTCAACGACCTTGTTCCTCTTCGGATTGTTTTTTTACCTAGGAGAGCGAAGGTATCTCTTGATCGGCATGCTCTCTGTAGGATTTACCTCTTTGATGTATCTCCTGTTTGGAAAGCTTCTGCACGTTATGCTTCCGTAG
- a CDS encoding septum formation initiator family protein produces MTRKIQLLFAFSLVFIFSLLMTVFGIGGILHNRALKAEISRLSYEQTMFSIQVDSLKRQRDEASSEDALKDAAFKYGYQSEGEQVYYFMDDEHNANTYEDSILRTFESGKSLGFSGIPTIYLALASLAMAAMITLCYWWMQKRRRHTYELER; encoded by the coding sequence ATTCGCTTTCAGCCTAGTTTTTATATTTTCCTTGCTTATGACAGTATTTGGCATTGGGGGAATTCTGCACAATCGAGCCTTGAAAGCTGAAATTTCAAGACTTTCTTATGAACAGACAATGTTTTCAATACAGGTAGACTCCCTGAAGCGACAGAGAGATGAAGCAAGCAGTGAAGATGCTCTAAAGGATGCTGCCTTCAAGTATGGATATCAGAGTGAAGGGGAACAAGTATATTACTTCATGGATGATGAGCATAACGCCAATACATATGAGGATAGTATTCTCCGTACCTTTGAATCAGGCAAGTCTCTGGGGTTTTCTGGAATTCCTACCATATATCTAGCTCTTGCCTCCCTAGCCATGGCAGCAATGATTACGCTATGCTATTGGTGGATGCAAAAAAGGCGGAGGCATACGTATGAGTTGGAGAGGTGA
- a CDS encoding tripartite tricarboxylate transporter permease, with product MDMFLGIISYASNLQFVLLVFAGSLAGLFVGSIPGLSVSMATALLVSITYSWQTTNALATIMGVYVVGVFSGALSAILINIPGAPSSVVTTLDGFPMAKKGEAYKALIYAVMYSFIGTLFGFLALAVVAKPISSVALKFTPMDYFLLATFGLTTVGSLTTKHFAKGLISACLGLFFSMVGIDSVMGTARLTFGIENLQAGINIVPALVGLFGFSEVLMVISTSLEGGDVNALSYQKLKTKEVLRHTPISLWYATIGVVIGALPGAGGPVAAFLAYSQAKKLVKNPAVPFGEGAVEGIVASESANNACIGGAMIPMLTLAIPGDAVTAIILSVFYVHGLQPGPMFIKTSAPMFHAILAGGFIGSVFLLILGLLVAPRISKIIAVPKRILLPLVAILCIIGSFATNNRMFDVYLMLFFGVLGFFMRRRSYSVAPMTLAIVLGGMMDSNFRRAISLASSEDAFLIALLGRPITIILLTLVVLTLLSNSRALKRFIRMKRM from the coding sequence ATGGATATGTTTCTTGGAATAATTTCCTATGCAAGTAACCTTCAGTTTGTATTGCTTGTCTTTGCCGGCTCGCTGGCTGGACTCTTCGTGGGTTCCATTCCTGGGTTATCTGTCTCCATGGCAACAGCACTTCTGGTATCAATTACCTATTCATGGCAGACAACCAATGCCCTTGCCACCATTATGGGTGTGTATGTGGTAGGTGTGTTCAGTGGTGCTCTCTCAGCCATCCTGATCAATATTCCTGGGGCCCCTTCATCGGTGGTTACCACGCTTGATGGTTTTCCCATGGCAAAAAAGGGTGAGGCGTATAAAGCCCTAATCTACGCAGTCATGTACTCATTCATAGGGACGCTTTTTGGATTCCTCGCCTTGGCTGTTGTTGCCAAGCCGATATCCTCTGTAGCGCTGAAATTCACCCCGATGGACTACTTTCTCCTTGCAACCTTCGGCTTGACCACCGTAGGGTCCCTGACTACGAAGCATTTTGCAAAGGGACTTATCAGTGCCTGTCTCGGCCTGTTCTTCAGCATGGTAGGCATTGACTCGGTAATGGGTACCGCGAGGCTTACCTTTGGTATCGAGAACTTACAGGCAGGAATCAATATTGTACCAGCGTTGGTGGGGCTCTTTGGCTTTTCTGAGGTGTTGATGGTCATTTCCACCAGTCTTGAGGGAGGGGATGTCAACGCTCTCTCGTACCAGAAACTGAAAACGAAAGAGGTGCTGCGCCATACTCCGATTTCTCTATGGTATGCAACCATCGGGGTTGTCATCGGGGCACTGCCTGGAGCAGGAGGCCCAGTTGCGGCTTTCCTCGCTTATAGTCAGGCAAAGAAATTGGTTAAGAATCCCGCTGTTCCTTTTGGAGAGGGAGCAGTGGAGGGCATTGTTGCCAGTGAATCGGCCAACAATGCTTGTATTGGAGGGGCCATGATCCCCATGCTTACCCTTGCTATACCCGGGGATGCTGTCACTGCGATCATCCTCTCAGTCTTCTATGTTCATGGATTACAACCTGGTCCAATGTTCATCAAGACAAGTGCCCCGATGTTTCACGCGATCCTTGCTGGTGGCTTTATTGGGAGTGTTTTTCTCTTGATCCTTGGTCTCCTGGTAGCTCCGAGGATTAGTAAGATCATTGCAGTCCCCAAGAGGATTCTCCTTCCCTTGGTTGCCATTCTTTGTATAATCGGGTCTTTTGCGACGAACAACAGGATGTTTGATGTCTACCTGATGCTCTTCTTCGGTGTTCTGGGTTTCTTCATGCGACGTCGTTCGTATTCTGTTGCTCCCATGACGCTTGCAATCGTCCTCGGAGGTATGATGGATTCAAACTTCCGCAGAGCCATCTCCCTTGCCTCCAGTGAGGATGCATTTCTTATTGCACTGTTGGGAAGGCCCATTACCATCATTTTGCTTACGTTGGTTGTTCTGACACTACTCTCAAACAGCAGGGCTTTGAAGCGATTTATACGAATGAAAAGGATGTGA
- a CDS encoding thiamine diphosphokinase, with product MSKAIIFTGGGAPSRLPMDLLQPGDMVIAADSGYEAAKALGIPVNLCIGDFDSTRYFSEIQHIDHEKSLADKDESDTELALRRASSLGFSTYVLVGGGGFRMDHLFMTYSLFDQYGPPSAWYTAYESLFLVGKYHRFEIINPPQTVSFIPTSFTKEVIITAKQLQWPLSQHVLSMATISLSNRADSPVLDVFSSGEGKLFVSFPVADKLS from the coding sequence ATGAGTAAAGCTATAATATTTACAGGTGGTGGGGCTCCTTCCCGGCTTCCTATGGATCTTCTACAACCTGGAGATATGGTTATTGCGGCAGATAGTGGGTATGAGGCAGCAAAAGCCTTGGGGATACCCGTCAATCTATGTATCGGGGATTTCGATTCCACTCGATATTTTTCCGAGATACAACACATTGACCATGAGAAGAGCCTTGCAGATAAGGATGAGAGTGATACAGAGCTGGCGCTTCGAAGAGCCTCTTCCCTCGGATTTTCCACCTATGTTTTGGTTGGTGGTGGAGGGTTTCGTATGGACCACCTCTTTATGACCTACAGCCTTTTTGACCAGTATGGGCCTCCCTCTGCATGGTATACAGCCTATGAGAGCCTTTTCCTGGTTGGCAAATACCACCGGTTTGAAATTATCAATCCACCACAGACGGTTAGTTTTATTCCTACGAGCTTCACCAAGGAAGTAATCATAACAGCGAAGCAGTTGCAATGGCCTCTCAGTCAGCACGTGCTCTCCATGGCCACTATTTCTCTCTCAAATCGTGCAGATTCCCCGGTTCTGGATGTGTTTTCCTCAGGTGAGGGGAAGCTCTTCGTGAGTTTCCCGGTTGCAGACAAGCTCTCTTAG
- a CDS encoding tripartite tricarboxylate transporter substrate binding protein codes for MKHKMLVFLLLLLSISMLWGAGTTESGDASYPNKPITMIVPYGAGGTTDISGRQLAVQLEKHLGVSITVINQGGASGSIGARTVLDAKSDGYTVLFTAESLGTQRVMGLSEMSYDDFTPIMVAVNDPKVIVVGKDSKYETLQDLVDDIKNRPGKVKMSYTGPGGSGHVQAMIYGKFGMEMALTAYPGGADCILAVLGDQVDFTNSNYSTVTGYLESGDLKLLGISALDRLEAHSDVPTLGEILPGSERYLSNPFTPLSFLVDKDVPSEVVAILRDAAKKAVQEPAWKEFVAKNSLDKLYEKYPDETSMKEFYKDWESLVSWMLYDSGVAKFSPEKFGIEKSQY; via the coding sequence ATGAAACACAAGATGCTTGTTTTCCTTTTGTTGCTTTTATCCATCTCTATGCTTTGGGGCGCTGGAACCACCGAATCAGGAGACGCTTCGTATCCAAACAAACCGATTACCATGATTGTTCCGTACGGAGCTGGGGGCACCACCGACATTAGTGGAAGGCAATTGGCTGTCCAATTGGAGAAACACCTTGGCGTGAGTATTACGGTCATCAACCAGGGTGGGGCAAGCGGTTCCATCGGTGCACGCACCGTGCTTGATGCAAAGAGTGATGGGTATACCGTTCTTTTCACCGCAGAATCATTGGGGACCCAGAGAGTAATGGGATTGAGTGAGATGAGTTATGATGATTTCACCCCGATAATGGTTGCCGTCAATGACCCAAAGGTCATTGTTGTCGGTAAAGATTCAAAATATGAGACCCTCCAGGACTTGGTGGATGACATCAAGAACCGCCCTGGCAAAGTCAAGATGAGTTATACCGGACCAGGTGGATCAGGGCATGTGCAAGCTATGATCTATGGCAAGTTCGGCATGGAAATGGCTCTCACTGCATACCCCGGTGGAGCGGACTGCATTCTTGCAGTTTTGGGAGACCAAGTGGATTTCACCAACTCCAACTACTCCACAGTCACAGGATACCTTGAAAGCGGAGACTTGAAGTTGCTGGGGATTTCTGCCCTTGACCGACTGGAAGCCCATAGTGATGTACCTACCCTCGGAGAAATTCTCCCTGGTTCAGAGCGCTATCTCTCCAATCCGTTCACCCCGCTTTCATTCTTGGTGGATAAGGATGTGCCCTCTGAAGTAGTTGCCATCCTTCGCGATGCAGCAAAAAAAGCTGTACAGGAACCGGCTTGGAAAGAGTTTGTTGCCAAGAATTCCTTGGATAAGCTCTATGAGAAGTATCCTGATGAGACTTCTATGAAGGAGTTCTACAAAGATTGGGAGTCCCTGGTTTCATGGATGCTCTACGATAGTGGGGTAGCCAAATTCAGTCCTGAGAAGTTCGGGATTGAAAAGTCCCAGTACTAG